The Microcoleus sp. FACHB-68 genome contains the following window.
AGCTATTTGGCGAAGTCCCTGCCATATTTGTTGGCGAACTTCGGCTTTCTTTATCTGATTAATCTGTAACCAATTGCATTTTTGCCACCGGGGATCTTGCCGATTAGTAAATGCTGTAGCTAAGGTTTCATAACCGTTACAGTCACTGTTAAGCACCATTACAAAGGCTCGGCAATCGCGATCTATGCCAGCATCGTACAGAGTGAGAATAGATTCTTCAGCGCCTGGGGAACTACTCAAACGGTATAAGGTGCGTAGCTGGTTATCCCAAATACGGCGTAAAACCTCATTTGGCTGTTTTTCTGGATAGCGCTGTAGGTTAATCAAGTAGTCAGAACAATCTTCATCTTGACCTAACCAAGATTCGCTACCATCGATAGCATTTAGGTTATGGTTTAGCTGATACCGTCCCTGTAAAAGACTGTTATTTGGCTCATCAGTGTCTTGAACTAGCAATTCATTAGGCTGTGGTGTGTCTCCCTGTGTATCGTTATGGTTCTCTCCACTGGTAACTGGTAAAGCCTCAACAGGCGTGCTGTCTTGAACCACTTCCAAAGAAATAGGTTTAGCTTCACATTCTGTTACTGATACGCTAAACTCATCTGTGCTTTTTTCAATTGTTCCTATTAGTTCGCCTGTATCTTCAGGTGACTTTTGGGATGCGGTCTGAGTTGAAACTTGCTCGGAGTTGCTAGCTTTTTTGATCGCTGTTGGCAGTATTAACTCATCTTCAGTTATTACGTTTTCTTCAGAAGGTACTTGAACACTAACTCCACCAGGAAGTTTTTCTATACTAGAAGTTGCCGCAACTTCGCTTAATTCTCTCATAGAGGGAGTTTTATTACATTCGGCAGTAGTAATTGCAGGGCTTTCTCGCAGTAATTCCTCTGAAATGCACAGATGTCCCATCAATGCTGCCACAGATAGTTCTTCCCCGGATTTGGGAAATGATTCTTTGACGACTTTTTGTAGGTTAGCCAAATCTATGTAGGCCGAAGTCTCCCTGCGTTCAACCAGCTCAAGCAATGCTGCCAATGGATGCTTTCCTAAAGCCAAGGATTCGATATCCTCACGCCAATCTATACATTTAGAATCATTAGCAATGGTATGGCGAAGTTCGCTAGCCTGCTGCTGACATTCCTGTAGAGCGGGAAAATCGACGCGATCGCGTTTAATAATGGCAAGAATGCGGTCTAGAACCTGCAAGGCATTTTTGCGTACTCTCTCATTTTCTGCCTCTTGAAGTTCCTGAAGCAAAATATTAATATCGTTGAGAGCAACTATTTCGTCAAGCGTTTTAGTTAGGAAAATTGGTAGACAGCTAGCCGCATCAAACACTTTATTTCGTAACTCTTGAAACTTAATGCAACAGATTCCCAGGGATTCAATCTGTTTTTTATATTGGAAAATATCGTAATTTTGTATATCTTGATTTCCTTGGGATAGCTGCTCACTGAGTTGAGAAAAATTTTGTGCCAGAACCTCGAATTGCTGACGTAAGTCTACCGCATCTTTTTCCATATCTTTTTATTGTTAATTAAAATTTGAGCAATTCAAATTGCCGGGTAAATACTGTATAACAGTATCCAGTATTAAATTATTACTGTTTCTAAGCAGCCTCCAAGTGTTTGGATTTTTAACGTCCTAACTTCCGAAAAGCGGCTGTCTAGATTATAATTGGTGTAAAACTATTCTATATTCTAGCAGGTAGATATCAGTTGAGTCGGCTCTCTTTGAGTTATGGTGATAACCCTGACTGATTAATGAATCCAAAGCCTTACAGGCTTTAGCATTCGCCATGCCCGACGCTATATGTCCCCAAAATAGATTTTCCCCATAAATCCAAGAAAACCCTTGAGGCTGACCAGGAATAAAGTAAAACTAGAACTCTTTACAAGATTCCAACGCCGCCAGTAGCTACTGTTGGGTGATGTAGAGCGATCGCGCCATCCTACTCTCCAAGCCAAAATAGGTAACAAACCGTTTGAGATTGCCCGCAGCCATCCGGTACAGGTAATCAGCCACCTCAGCCGCCACCCGGACATTCACCTGATCGCTCTGCACCTTCAGCACTGCCATCTCTGCACAAGATAGGTTTTTTGTCAACAGTTCTGGTAAAGGGGGAGCAAAAGAGGAGGTTTCAGCGATCGCACTACTCGATCGATTCATGAAAAAAGTTAGCCTTCAGATTTGATATTACTCCCAGTAATTTTCCCAATCATCCTTAAAAGCTTGCTGCAATCTCTGCATATACGCATCAGTCTTAATCTTCACCATCCACAGATTATTAGAATTGCGGCCTCCCTTGCACACAACACCTTCATCTACACCGTATTTCCCCTTGCGAAGATCATCCATAAACTTGCCCGTCAGTTTGCCGCGATAAATCACTCGCGCAATATTTAATTTACCAAAATCCTGAATAAACCGATCGGGAACAACCATACCGCCCTCAGTTTCCACATCAAAAAGCACCAGTTGTTTGCGATCGTCCTTTTTGTGCTTCCCCGCAAACGAGTTAGCACCAAAAAACTCTGTAAACACAGTAATTTCAGGGCAGTGATACAGTTCGTTCTCTCGAAATATAGACTCTAAGGGACTAGCAAAGTCTCTTTTAAATATTTCCGGTGCTTCTTCTAAACCTGGATGTGCAGCATTAAATTCTGCAATTCCCATCTCATCCAAATCAAATCTACTGCGGCGCGTACCAAAAGCATACCAACCAAGTTCAACTTCCCAAACCCAATGCAAATTAGTGCCATCGTACTTCTCAAAAGCTACACATTGTTCGTTAGGGCAATTTCTACTATCTGGAATTTTGGGATAGGCAAGTAGCATAAGTCGTGCGTTAGCGAAGCCCTCGAAGACGATCGCTCCGCAATAAAAGAAACTATTCTCAGTTTACGCCATAACCGACGAAAGGGTTTGCCATAAAATGATCGCGGTTTTTCCCGTACCGAACTCCTGGAGTATTGCTATATATATGAAGGGCTAAAAAGTTAAGCTTAAAAACTTGGCGTTGCATAATTAGAGTATGAATAGAGGGAATCACCATGCAATGTCCTGAGTGCAAATCAACCCATATCCGTAAAAACGGGAAGAAAAAAGGAAAACAGAACCACATTTGTGTCAAATGTGGCCGTCAATTTATTGATGATTATGAGTGCCACCGAGGTTACAGTGAGACTGTGAAACGGGAATGCCTAAAAATGTACGTCAATGGTATGGGTTTTCGGGCTATAGAGCGAATTAAGGGAGTTCATCACAGCACCCTAATAACTTGGGTAAGACTTGTGGGAAAACTATTACCAGATGCTTATAACCCCGAAGTCATGCCAGAAGTCGGTGAGCTTGATGAATTACAGACTTATGTTAAAAAAAACACAAAATCTGGCTGTGGACAGCCGTTGACCACTTTCGGTCAGGAATTTTAGGATAGGTATTAGGAGATCATAGTTCCGAGACGTTTGAATCGTTGTGGGACAGGGTAAGTGCCTGGAAATGCTATTTTTATGTCACGGATAGATGGCCAGTCTATCCGATGTTTATTCCTGATGAAGCTCACATCATCAGCAAGACTTATATGACACGAGTAGAAGGGGAAAATACGAGGTTGAGACATTATCTGGCAAGACTACACCGCAAGAGTCTTTGTTATTCTAAGTGCGCGGAAATGCTCAGGCACTCTATTAAATTATTAATACATTACCTAAAATTTCAGGATGTTCCCGTTCCGGCAGTATTCATACCTTGATTCAGCAACGCCAGTTATTTTTCCTTCCTTACTATGCACCGTCAATCACCCTTTTTCAAACATTCCTTTCGCCTCATGCTTTATCTGGAATGGATTCTGCTGGGGATCACACTGCTAGGACAGATTCGACCAACCCGGTTTGGAATAAATGAGACGACGCTATCGTTATCAATTCTCACCTTAATTTGCTTTGGTTTAATGGGTTTAAAGCTGCCAACAGAGAAAACTCGTGACAAAGTGCTTTATACAGGGTTGGAATTTGGATTACTGTTTTTAACTTTACTGCTAGATAGCCGAACCGGATTTTTCCCGCTGTTGGGCTTGATTATTGCGATTCGCAGTTGTTTGATTTTTCAGCAGGTTGGGCGCTTAATTGTGGCAGGACTGGTGTTTACTGCCTTCCTCCTAACGTTGTTTATACGAGTGCCGGCAGTGCGTTCGATGAAACATGGCCCAGTGCCAGACTACATTGCTAATACGATTCTTACCCTCAAACTGAATACGGCAGTCTCTTTTGGTCTTACGCTTCTATTTATCTTGCTATTAGTAAATGCTTTGCTTGCCGAACGTCAAAGCCGGGAGAAAATACTGCTAGCAAATGCCCAATTACGCCAGTATGCCTTACGAATAGAAGACCAGGCAACGCTGCAAGAACGCAATCGAATTGCTCGCGAAATTCATGATGCATTGGGACACGCTTTAATTGCCCAAAGTATTCAGTTAGAAAATGCCTTATTATTTTTGCCGGCAGGCGCAGAGAAGACTGCTTCATTTTTGCGGGAAGCAAAACAGTTAGGTTCGACAGCATTGCAAGAGGTGCGACGTTCAGTTTCCACACTTCGTTCTGATGTTTTGCAAGGACAATCCTTAGAAGCGGCACTTCTCAAAGCAGTTAGCGAGTTTCGCCAGACAACCGGCATTGTTCCCCAGTGTCGGATTTACCTACCGCAAGCAATTCCTAACGAAATCAGCACAACACTTTACCGCATCATTCAGGAGTCGCTCACCAACATTTTTAAGCATAGCAATGCCACAGCCATCACAATTCACATTCAGGAGATCGCCGGGGTGATTCATCTCCAAATTGACGATAATGGGCGAGGTTTCAATCCAGAGCAAAATACAACCGGCTTTGGACTTCAGGGAATGCGGGAACGAACGGCGGCTTTAGGCGGACAGTTTTTCTTAGCAAGCCAACCGACAAAAGGCTGCCGAATTACTGTATCAATTCCGTTACCTAAATTAGCCCTATGACAGATGCCAAAATCCGCCTATTGCTGGTTGACGATCAGATGATTATTCGTCAAGGTTTGAAGAGTTTGTTAGAAGCCAAACCCGACTTAGAAGTTGCCGGCGAAGCAGAAAATGGTGAACAGGCGATCGCACAAGTTGAAACGCTGCAACCTGATGTTGTTTTGATGGATGTCCGGATGCCGGTGATGGATGGTGTTGCCGCGACGCAGTTGATTTGCCGGCAATTTAGCAAAACAAAAGTGTTGGTACTCACAACTTTTGATAATGATGATTATGTCTCGCAGGCAATGCGATTAGGTGCTAGAGGCTATCTGCTCAAAGACACGGATTCCGACGACTTGGCAGAGGCAATTCGAGCCGTTCATAAAGGCTACACGCAAATGGGTCCCGGCTTGTTAGAAAAAGCAATCGCCTCTCCATCTCCCT
Protein-coding sequences here:
- a CDS encoding RNA ligase family protein, with translation MLLAYPKIPDSRNCPNEQCVAFEKYDGTNLHWVWEVELGWYAFGTRRSRFDLDEMGIAEFNAAHPGLEEAPEIFKRDFASPLESIFRENELYHCPEITVFTEFFGANSFAGKHKKDDRKQLVLFDVETEGGMVVPDRFIQDFGKLNIARVIYRGKLTGKFMDDLRKGKYGVDEGVVCKGGRNSNNLWMVKIKTDAYMQRLQQAFKDDWENYWE
- a CDS encoding sensor histidine kinase; its protein translation is MLYLEWILLGITLLGQIRPTRFGINETTLSLSILTLICFGLMGLKLPTEKTRDKVLYTGLEFGLLFLTLLLDSRTGFFPLLGLIIAIRSCLIFQQVGRLIVAGLVFTAFLLTLFIRVPAVRSMKHGPVPDYIANTILTLKLNTAVSFGLTLLFILLLVNALLAERQSREKILLANAQLRQYALRIEDQATLQERNRIAREIHDALGHALIAQSIQLENALLFLPAGAEKTASFLREAKQLGSTALQEVRRSVSTLRSDVLQGQSLEAALLKAVSEFRQTTGIVPQCRIYLPQAIPNEISTTLYRIIQESLTNIFKHSNATAITIHIQEIAGVIHLQIDDNGRGFNPEQNTTGFGLQGMRERTAALGGQFFLASQPTKGCRITVSIPLPKLAL
- a CDS encoding response regulator transcription factor, translated to MTDAKIRLLLVDDQMIIRQGLKSLLEAKPDLEVAGEAENGEQAIAQVETLQPDVVLMDVRMPVMDGVAATQLICRQFSKTKVLVLTTFDNDDYVSQAMRLGARGYLLKDTDSDDLAEAIRAVHKGYTQMGPGLLEKAIASPSPSMPPQPTCLPPALAGLTVREREVLCLIVAGASNREIAEALYIAERTVKNHITSILSQLSLRDRTQAAIFASAFLPLLQP